From Halotia branconii CENA392, the proteins below share one genomic window:
- the rplK gene encoding 50S ribosomal protein L11 → MAKKIVAVIKLALNAGKANPAPPVGPALGQHGVNIMMFCKEYNAKTADQAGMVIPVEISVFEDRSFTFVLKTPPASVLIRKAAKIERGSNEPNKKKVGTITKAQLQEIAQTKMPDLNANDIEAAMKIVGGTAKNMGVTITD, encoded by the coding sequence ATGGCGAAGAAAATAGTAGCGGTCATTAAATTGGCCTTAAATGCTGGGAAAGCCAACCCAGCACCGCCAGTAGGCCCGGCATTGGGTCAACATGGTGTGAACATCATGATGTTCTGCAAAGAGTACAACGCCAAAACAGCAGACCAAGCTGGAATGGTAATACCTGTAGAAATTTCGGTTTTTGAAGACCGGAGTTTTACATTTGTACTAAAAACACCACCAGCATCAGTACTGATTCGCAAGGCAGCGAAAATCGAAAGAGGCTCAAATGAACCCAACAAAAAGAAAGTTGGGACAATCACCAAAGCCCAACTGCAAGAAATCGCCCAAACAAAAATGCCTGACCTCAACGCCAACGACATAGAGGCGGCGATGAAAATTGTGGGCGGGACTGCTAAGAATATGGGTGTCACAATCACAGATTAG